GCAAGGGGGCCatggagagtaggattgcagggggaggtttaggttttgttcacttctccaatttcatttacgtgacatattgtgatctcgcttgctttacacatttatggcttgtttaagatggtattcgattgtttgtgggtggttgtagatgtttttgaggtggttgtaggtggttgttgaatttttcgaggtggttgtagatggttgtaggtggttttaggtggttgtaggtggttttaggtggttttaggtcgttcccatcctcggagacccaggggcggttagctggggcgagaggaaataaatcgggcaaggaaatgaagcgtcgcatgtttacaagtaaggcggaaagagcccctgggaaccgactcttaccagaccatttccaaacggctctaccaatgctgcctccggattgggcagaaaaatcctttgtattATTCTGTCCAATCGGGGAACAGCAGCTTCTGAGGTACTGTGGTGTGTTCTTACACGACGACTTTCGCATCGCCATagggcgaccctaaaagccggaatcgcggaatcgcggaacgccggaaccacggaaaatgaccccaaatcctaaaacacggaaccacggaaaattaccccaaatcctaaaacacggaatcacggaaaatgaccccaaatcctaaaacacggaactgtaaatattaagtaaataaatgaaatataaatgcaataagtaGTGAGTAGTGACACAGAGACTTCGTGCGTTCGTGCCATttctgagaatacgaatatggtctattctgTTGCGTACTTGACATGTGTCCTTATCTTTTGTCACGATGGTTTCGTGACACGTAGTCACGTAGGCACGAAGCCTATGTGCCACTACTCACTACTAattgcatttatatttcatttatttacttaatatttatagttccgtgttttaggatttggggtcattttccgtggttccgtgttttaggatttggggtaattttccgtgattccgtgttttaggatttggggtcattttccgtgattccgtgttttaggatttggggtcattttccgtgattccgtgttttaggatttggggtcattttccgtgattccgtcgttccgcgattccggcttttagggtcgccctCGCCATACTTGCTTTGTTCGATTATCAATGTTTTGCATGCGAgggaaactttcattttaatttccttagAGAGCGGCAAAATATCGAAATGATGACTTGAGATACCATTTCGGACCATGGCCATTAAAAAAGGGGTtggtaaaattttttttgcgaaCCGATCACAAGGCATTGTTATAGGTTGTTTTATCGATCTTTCATCATAAATGGTGTGATAAGTATCGACTCATCGGGATATCAGAATAAAAATTTACCAAGCTGCATGCGGTATGTTTGTGCAAGATTCATTCAAGTATACGGACGCGAGTTGCCAATGCTTTCGCACAGTTTTCGCAGGCTTTCATGAGTTGCGTTATTAGCTGGTAGTAGTTGTTGAAAATGGCTGGCATTGTTTTAACTAGTGAAGACATCAAGGAAGCGATTTTTGAAAGTCTGAATTATTTTCCCGACGTTCGAAATTTAAAGCCGGAGCTGAGCTTAATTGTAGAACATGTCGTTCGAAAGAAAGATGTATTTCCTGCCCTTCCCACTGGTTTTGGTACAAGCTTAACCTTTTAGATTTTACTAAGTGTTTTCAAAGTGTAGCTTGACAGGGGTTTTATCATGCCTGCATTTCTGCTAGTTTTTGTGGTTTCCCCTTTAAGTTCAATTGCTAAAGACCAGGTTGGATTCTTGAGAAGCCTTGGCTTTGAAGTTGCATTCATTGGGGAAAGTGATATTATCGAGAGAAATATCAAGGCTCACTTTTTATATGGAAGTCCAGAATCAATAGAGGGAGACATTAAGTTCAAGGAGATGTTTTCACCTCTGCATTACGGGCAAAATGTTGCtcccattgtttgttttcaagtttttttttttgtttaggggagaaaagaaagatgaaaatgaaCCCTTTAGGAAATGGTTTGGTCTTGTAGGTGAGATCAGGTCTTTTTTGCCAAAGCAAGTTCTGTTTCTAGCACTAACAGCAACTGCTTCACCTTCAACGAgagagaaaataattaaaagcttgagtttaaagaaatctttgtaaaTAACAGTTAGTCCTAACAGGAGGAATATTAAGCTATTTGTTTTAAAGGGCAAAATGAGAGTTGAATGTCCTCGAACCCTTATATATGTCCGAGAACTTGTGGTGAACTCTGTCACTTTTTCCTGTGTAATTTGTTAGGGTTAGTTTAACTACCCAGATAGTGCAGAGAAGAAGTAGTCAAACCAAATTGTGTCAATGTACCACAGTGGAACTTCGCCCTCAATCCAAGAACATGTACTGCAGTCACTTAAAGATTCAAATTTTTACAGACAATGATCAAATAACCTGCTGGGAGTATTGCTAAAAGAATGTCAGGAGAAGATGCACTTAGAAATCTTAAAATCAAATCAGCACTGCTTTTTTGCAGACATCAGAAAACCTGCTTTTCTAATTCCATAATTGAAGACACTGTCTTTAAGTGTGAATTCCTTTCAGTGTTGATGACATTATTGAAAAAGTTCCAGTTCTGAGTGTGCAACATGCCTTCAAAGTGCATGATTGCCTTCGTCGAGTATTTACAGATGTACGACAACAAATTAGAGATGAATAGAGGTTGTATGGGAAATTTCCTGTAATCCTTAATATGCAATATACCAAAAATGTGCAAATAAAGGTCACTTCAACATGTACATATAGTGGTGTTTGTATCTTTTGTGCAGTTTGGGTGCAATCCATGTCTATTCAAAGCAGTTTTGAGCTTTGGAGTTCTGTCTGATTTTGAGTAATGACATATAAAACTTTGTAAAACATAGAAAGATCACTAGATCTTGAAGTAGGACATAAGTGCCCTTTTATGCACATTCTCTTACTTAAGCATATGACTGAAAGTCACAAAAAATCTATTCAGTGCCTACTATACAAGCAATATTAAACTTATTTGTAgaaattattgctgttttcatGTAGATACCCAGCAGCAATGATCGAAGTTTGTTGAGATGTCTTAGCTATCAACAATTTAACAGGATTGGAATTATAGttacacaaatatttttttttgaaagaagaaaatggtaAATCCTAAACTTGGCCTTTCTTCCATGCTAAAAGTCACAACAACATGGAACCTCCTAATACAAATTTATCCAACTCTTTTTTTGCTTAGTTCACCACACAAAGTCTACAAAGTTTAGAACAGAAATGAGGTCTTTAGGTATTGAGCCGATACTAGGGTGTGTTTTCTCCCAGGGACTTCATTAAACTCCATTAAAACTGTACGAAAGCATTGGCAACTCGCGTCCGTATACTTGAATGAATCTTGCACCAACATACCGCATGCAGCCTGGTAAATTTTCATTCTGATATCCCGATGAGTCGATACTTATCACACTATTTATGATGAAAGATCGATAAAACAACCTATAACAATGCCTTGTGATCGGttcgcaaaaaaaattttaccaACCTCTTTTTTAATGGCCATGGTCCGAAATGGTATCTCAAGTCATCATTTCGATATTTTGCCGCTCTctaaggaaattaaaatgaaagtttcccTCGCATGCAAAACATTGATAATCGAACAAAGCAAGTACGGCGATGCGAAAGTCGTCGTGTAAGAACACACCACAGTACCTCAGAAGCTGCTGTTCCCCGATTGGGCAGAATaatacaaaggatttttctgcccaatccggaggcagcattggtagagccgtttggaaatggtctggtAAGAGTCGGTTCCCAGGGGCTCTTTCCGCCTTACTTGTAGACATGCGacgcttcatttccttgcccgatttatttcctctcgccccagctaaccgcccctgggtctccgaggatgggtcgttccttcttttagtaactacgctcGAATTGCAATATATCAGATCCGAACTACAGCTAATATTATTGTCAGTGAGGGTCAAATTTTTGAACAAGGAAACTTTATTGACCTATTCTTCGAAAATGATTTATCTCTTAGTGTAATGTGGTCTGCAATGTTAAGGAATGCGTACATTGTTCAGATTGATAATGTGTGATGCCTGAAAGAAGGTATTATCTCATTCGTTATTTTGCCAAGTAGCTTGGTATGCTACGCAAGTTTGTCACAGATTCCGtaaaaaattgggtttttaTTGTACGGCATATTTACTATCTAACCGTATCTCCCTTACTTTACTCtaatttgttttgcaatatttttgttctTGTAGATGGAATACAAGTGAGACTCTCTAGAGCGCAAAGGGATTAAGTGGGTGGTCCGATTGGGTTACTTGTTGTTACTATTTTGGAGGACTCAAGTGACTCATAATTAATGGTATCAGTATAATTAGCTGCCAATGAAGAATGCACTAAATGCCAATTCTTCCCTTTTTTCTACGTTTATAGAGAACGTTTAACTCAAATAACAAGTGTTGTTGATATTTTTCACCTTCAAAACATGGTCCGACTTCCTAAGTGTCCGCTGctttttccacctaaaaaaatCCGGCTCTCTCCACTTTTTGTCACATTACAGAGGGATTCATTCCCGGTAAATGTATAATTAAatgggcaaaacaacaagtaATTTCGCGGTTACAGTTAATTACTGATAACATTCGAGACCACAATTGTAAGGTCCCTAAACCCTGTCACTTACTTCTTCTCGAATTTGACATTATCAAATTGACATTATAGAGTAGGTTAAATTATAGGTGACAGTTTAGTTATTAAGTTATATACTATTGTGATGCGCTTTTGAATATTGTATGGAAAAAGGTGGaatataagtaataattattacaactaaagattacaaaacgtttgtttttcGATGCTGTGAAACATAATACCGTACTACTTCTCGAATTTGACATTATCCAGCGTGACGAACAATAACTACGCCGCAAAGGTCAAGTCGACCGCCGCTGCTTAACTATTTTGCTAGATACTTGACAAATTGTGAATGGAATAAACCACAGTTGGGGTAAAAATAATTTAGTTCCATTTTGTTGATCGAAATGTTCATGAATTTTGCTCGCTGTACGGGGAGAAAATCGCTTTGAACATGACCGGAATCGCTGCTTAGTTTAGGGGCCTGATATTgtaggtcggggcctgatattgtaggtcggggcttgatatcgtaggtcggggcctgatatCGTGGGTCTCATATGGTTGGTAACGTTCCAACTGTAGTAGAAACTAATCGCAACcttgaaaaccgatatcgcacgaatcgcttcgcgattcgtgcgatatcggttttcgcGTGTAATTCAACGCGGAATTCACGaatcaggtaatgaatttttctaCAATATTAActtttatattaatattatcaaCTTGGAACATAGCGTGAGTATTTCTTTGTACGAGGTCAGTACGGGTCAATGAGATGTTCGAGAGCTGTTATAACGGTGCCTTATATAGAAAGTAATTAGTTTCACAGCATGAAACACTTTGCTGGTGATCAATTTCAACCTACAAAACGACGCCAATTCAAACACTTTGGCCACTCTCAGATCAGAAGCCAAGACGAACGGTCAAATGCAAAAATGGACTGCACGCCAATCAAGGAAGCGATCAGCCCCAAAACCTTAAACAAATTCACATTTGCACTTCTTGTATTTTGGATCGTAGTAGGTACCATTCTGTGTGGAGCATTCTCAGAGATTGAAATCAGTGAGCCGAGATACGATTTTCGTTGCGATGGGACAGACGACATCGACAAAGATTTCCTGCGAGGAAAGTGTTATCGTCAATACCGGCTTCAAAATCATCAACTCGGCATTCCTCTTTACGCCTTTATCCTGATCAATGTTTCTCTAATTCCAATTGTGACCTGCATCTATTCTCTATGCGTCAAGTCAACAATTTATAAACTCGAACGAAGCTATCAACACCACGAAACACAACCCACGGATAAAAGACGAAGCCTTTTCATCGCATATCTTGGTCAACTTGTTGTCAACATTGCTTTGGAGATGACTTCCTTCGTCTTGCTAGAAACGCATCTATTTTATCCCAAGAACTTTCCATCAGACTTTTCTTGTTCAATCAAAAATCTTTCGGTTAAACGAACACAGTCTATCAATTTATTCAACTGTAACACGACAAGAGCGGATGAGAAGAATATCTGGACTACAGCTGTGGAGGTAATAAATGGATTTTTTGCGTTTTGCGCATTCGTAGAGATTATTTGGATCTTATCGCGAGCTAGAAATGGTaaaaaattcatggaaaatCGGCAGTTTTATGCTGATCATTTGAAATCGAACTCAGACGAACACCGCCAAGCACAACCAGAAGAGATGCCATTGGTGGAACCACAACCTCGAGCTGTCAACATGCCAGGAAACGCTGACATAACTCTCTCTCCTCCTGAACACCCAGAACTCGTTCAAGCGCCAAATGATTTCTCCAGTGCCATTGGGACACTGAAAGAGGATTGCTTGCGGGGCACGGAGCAACTGAGTGATCTTAAACAACCTTTTCGACGACCAAAACCCGGCGAAGGCTCCATACATGATCTCAAAATCGACGAGATTTATGTCAATGTAGCAATCCGTGAAGGAAGAGTTCTCCATGACTTTAAGAAAGACAGGCGGGAACAGCTCAAAACATACCCGCCTAATGCAAAGGACTGCCACTTCGCAAAACCAGAGGATATCATTGACAAAAAGCACGGaaatgttctcgttgttggccgtcctgggataggaaagacATCATTGAGCACGAAGATGCTTCGTCTTTGGGCAACTGGTGAAGCTTTTAATGAAGACCATCACGAGAAATCTCACAAAGTCTAGGCGCTTTAATGATAACGCAGAGTTGAGCCTTTATGAGCTGTTGGCTCGCGCAGAAACAGTCCAGCGTTTGGATGATTCTGTTTTGGATTTTGTCCAA
The nucleotide sequence above comes from Acropora muricata isolate sample 2 chromosome 12, ASM3666990v1, whole genome shotgun sequence. Encoded proteins:
- the LOC136892681 gene encoding uncharacterized protein; the protein is MKHFAGDQFQPTKRRQFKHFGHSQIRSQDERSNAKMDCTPIKEAISPKTLNKFTFALLVFWIVVGTILCGAFSEIEISEPRYDFRCDGTDDIDKDFLRGKCYRQYRLQNHQLGIPLYAFILINVSLIPIVTCIYSLCVKSTIYKLERSYQHHETQPTDKRRSLFIAYLGQLVVNIALEMTSFVLLETHLFYPKNFPSDFSCSIKNLSVKRTQSINLFNCNTTRADEKNIWTTAVEVINGFFAFCAFVEIIWILSRARNGKKFMENRQFYADHLKSNSDEHRQAQPEEMPLVEPQPRAVNMPGNADITLSPPEHPELVQAPNDFSSAIGTLKEDCLRGTEQLSDLKQPFRRPKPGEGSIHDLKIDEIYVNVAIREGRVLHDFKKDRREQLKTYPPNAKDCHFAKPEDIIDKKHGNVLVVGRPGIGKTSLSTKMLRLWATGEAFNEDHHEKSHKV